A stretch of the Streptomyces sp. NBC_00078 genome encodes the following:
- a CDS encoding S8/S53 family peptidase — protein MAPQRFHEQFDQIQRSMPDVSLAMGPDDAAEFIYEKGVVLARDGEEARLVEDTVRTHFTEATGLTADRVQRVSPETNRSGITRIQVGDPGHGDRRGDRAVAHALRALRAQEGRAERRLVSRNHVVSIAVNSCPGDEPVPAPLTQGTNPVAAEAGHDADTAVGVLVIDNGLTHDYGMVPLLAHVQGDLHGVETDDQGHLLQYVGHGTFIAGLLAAVAPNTNVTVRNTLNDAGAILESDFGQRLFDAVDQHGWPDIISLSAGTSNGRTDGLLGVESFMQALRGQRTLLVAAAGNNASATPFWPAAYASLPDYADVVLSVGALRGDGEYGACFSNHGSWVNAYAPGERLTSALTGFDAPVPYLYQHSTYEACRFGFTYACTCQYPRHTGALSEVGTPSSAKADQVMFEGYAHWSGTSFSAPVAAGMVAAYMTANKMTDARAARAQLLAANAGFAEVRGAHVPALRPAGWRPGPVVQLSPGA, from the coding sequence TTGGCACCTCAGCGATTCCACGAGCAGTTCGACCAGATCCAGCGTTCGATGCCCGACGTCTCCCTGGCCATGGGGCCCGACGACGCGGCGGAGTTCATCTACGAGAAGGGCGTGGTGCTCGCCCGTGACGGTGAGGAGGCGCGCCTCGTCGAGGACACCGTGCGCACGCACTTCACCGAAGCGACCGGACTGACCGCAGACCGTGTGCAGAGGGTGAGCCCGGAGACCAACCGCTCGGGCATCACCCGTATCCAGGTCGGCGACCCGGGCCATGGCGACCGGCGCGGTGACCGGGCCGTCGCGCACGCCCTGCGGGCCCTGCGCGCGCAGGAGGGGCGCGCCGAGCGCCGGCTGGTCAGCCGCAACCACGTGGTGTCGATCGCGGTCAACTCCTGTCCGGGCGACGAGCCCGTGCCGGCCCCGCTCACCCAGGGCACCAACCCGGTCGCGGCCGAGGCCGGCCATGACGCGGACACCGCCGTCGGCGTCCTGGTCATCGACAACGGCCTCACCCACGACTACGGGATGGTCCCGCTGCTCGCCCACGTCCAGGGCGACCTGCACGGTGTCGAGACCGACGACCAGGGCCACCTGCTGCAGTACGTCGGCCACGGCACGTTCATCGCCGGCCTGCTCGCGGCCGTCGCACCCAACACGAACGTCACCGTGCGCAACACTCTCAACGACGCCGGCGCCATCCTGGAGTCCGACTTCGGTCAGCGACTCTTCGACGCGGTCGACCAGCACGGCTGGCCGGACATCATCAGCCTGTCCGCCGGCACCTCCAACGGCCGTACCGACGGACTGCTCGGCGTGGAGAGCTTCATGCAGGCACTCCGCGGGCAGCGCACCCTGCTGGTCGCGGCGGCCGGCAACAACGCGAGCGCCACCCCGTTCTGGCCAGCCGCCTACGCCTCTCTTCCCGACTACGCCGACGTCGTGCTGTCGGTTGGCGCGCTGCGCGGCGACGGCGAGTACGGTGCCTGCTTCAGCAACCACGGCTCCTGGGTGAACGCGTACGCCCCGGGCGAGCGCCTCACCAGCGCGCTGACCGGCTTCGACGCGCCCGTGCCGTACCTCTACCAGCACTCCACGTACGAAGCCTGCCGGTTCGGCTTCACCTACGCGTGCACCTGCCAGTACCCGCGCCACACCGGCGCGTTGAGCGAGGTGGGCACCCCTTCGTCCGCCAAGGCGGACCAGGTGATGTTCGAGGGCTACGCGCACTGGAGCGGCACCTCGTTCTCCGCTCCGGTGGCCGCAGGCATGGTCGCCGCCTACATGACCGCCAACAAGATGACCGACGCCCGCGCCGCCCGAGCGCAACTGCTCGCGGCGAACGCCGGGTTCGCGGAAGTGCGCGGGGCGCATGTACCGGCGCTCCGCCCGGCCGGCTGGCGCCCGGGTCCGGTCGTACAGCTCTCCCCCGGAGCATGA
- a CDS encoding RNA polymerase sigma factor — translation MDRADVGALVQTAVDGDAAAWKALVEGLSPLVWSVVRSHRLSDADAHEVYQTVWFRFAQHLGRIREPEKAGAWLASTARHECLKVLKSLRRLTPTDDPQLLDRVSEDRTPEQSFLDLEDAAAETERIRHLWQEFEELGDRCRQLLRVLMASPPPRYQEVSSALGIAVGSIGPLRQRCLRRLRARMEARGAV, via the coding sequence GTGGACCGAGCAGATGTCGGCGCGTTGGTCCAGACCGCCGTCGACGGTGACGCGGCGGCCTGGAAGGCGCTCGTGGAAGGGCTGAGCCCACTGGTGTGGTCGGTGGTGCGCTCGCACCGGCTCTCCGACGCCGACGCGCACGAGGTGTACCAGACGGTGTGGTTCCGCTTCGCCCAGCACCTGGGGCGGATCCGCGAACCGGAGAAGGCGGGGGCGTGGCTGGCGAGTACCGCACGCCACGAATGCCTGAAGGTGCTCAAGAGCTTAAGGCGGCTGACCCCGACCGACGATCCGCAGCTGCTCGACCGGGTCAGTGAGGACCGTACGCCCGAGCAGTCCTTCCTCGACCTGGAGGACGCGGCGGCAGAGACCGAGCGGATCCGGCACCTGTGGCAGGAGTTCGAGGAACTCGGCGATCGTTGCAGGCAGTTGCTGCGGGTCCTGATGGCCTCGCCGCCGCCCCGCTACCAGGAGGTGTCCTCGGCGCTGGGCATCGCCGTGGGCAGCATCGGGCCGCTCCGCCAGCGCTGTCTGCGGCGCCTGCGGGCACGAATGGAAGCACGGGGGGCGGTGTGA
- a CDS encoding N-formylglutamate amidohydrolase — protein MTPDTPPFQLLPGAAHSPVILHVPHSAREIPAEVRAGIVLDEAALERELDHITDAHTAELADAAAQRCAVTPWRFVNRLSRLVVDPERFPDEREEMRSVGMGAVYTRTTHRGVLRPADADPEPLIERYFRPYARAMTEAVADRLAATGRAVIIDVHSYPSVPLPYELHGAGPRPPVCLGTDSFHTPSELSAAAREAFAVCGETGLDSPFSGTYVPLDFHGKEPRVGALMVEIRRDTYMNEPGGRAGPGVTRLASALAALVDAVTD, from the coding sequence ATGACCCCTGACACCCCGCCCTTCCAGCTCCTGCCCGGCGCCGCCCACTCCCCCGTGATCCTGCACGTGCCGCACTCGGCGCGGGAGATACCGGCCGAGGTACGGGCCGGCATCGTGCTCGACGAGGCGGCTCTGGAGCGGGAGTTGGACCACATCACCGACGCGCACACGGCCGAGCTGGCGGATGCCGCGGCGCAGCGGTGCGCCGTGACGCCGTGGCGGTTCGTGAACCGGCTCTCGCGGCTGGTCGTCGACCCGGAGCGCTTCCCTGACGAGCGGGAGGAGATGAGATCCGTCGGGATGGGCGCGGTCTACACCCGGACCACTCACCGGGGCGTACTGCGGCCCGCGGACGCCGACCCCGAGCCGCTGATCGAACGCTACTTCCGGCCGTACGCGCGGGCCATGACCGAGGCAGTGGCCGACCGGCTGGCCGCCACGGGCCGCGCTGTGATCATCGACGTCCACTCCTACCCGAGCGTCCCGCTGCCCTACGAGCTGCACGGCGCGGGCCCCCGGCCGCCGGTCTGCCTCGGCACGGACTCCTTCCACACACCGTCCGAGCTGTCGGCAGCGGCGCGCGAGGCGTTCGCGGTGTGCGGGGAGACGGGGCTCGACAGTCCGTTCAGCGGAACGTACGTGCCTTTGGATTTCCACGGCAAGGAGCCGCGCGTCGGCGCGCTGATGGTGGAGATCCGCCGGGACACGTACATGAACGAGCCGGGCGGGCGGGCCGGCCCCGGAGTGACCCGGCTGGCCTCGGCGCTCGCCGCGCTCGTCGACGCCGTGACGGACTGA
- a CDS encoding MFS transporter — protein sequence MTLSEQNPAVADPVDTPAAPAARRIPLWLAIVAASVPMFMVALDNLVVSTALHTLAVDLKASTQQLQWFVNAYVLSFACLLMTGAALGDRFGRRRVFVLGIAVFTLASIGCGLADTSTQLITFRTIQGFGAAAVMPLSLTLLSDSRPGTGPSETGVRAPAGC from the coding sequence ATGACCCTGTCCGAACAGAACCCGGCCGTCGCCGACCCGGTCGACACACCGGCGGCCCCTGCCGCCCGCCGTATCCCGCTCTGGCTGGCGATCGTGGCGGCGAGCGTGCCCATGTTCATGGTCGCGCTCGACAACCTCGTCGTATCGACCGCCCTGCACACCCTCGCCGTCGACCTCAAGGCGTCCACTCAGCAGTTGCAGTGGTTCGTCAACGCCTACGTCCTCAGCTTCGCCTGTCTGCTGATGACCGGCGCGGCCCTCGGTGACCGGTTCGGCCGCCGCCGCGTCTTCGTGCTCGGCATCGCCGTCTTCACGCTGGCCTCCATCGGCTGCGGCCTGGCCGACACCAGCACGCAGCTGATCACCTTCCGCACGATCCAGGGCTTCGGCGCGGCGGCCGTCATGCCGCTGTCCCTGACCCTGCTCTCCGATAGCCGTCCCGGTACAGGGCCTTCAGAAACGGGTGTGCGAGCACCTGCTGGTTGCTGA
- a CDS encoding NADP-dependent isocitrate dehydrogenase, whose product MTDSTIFYTHTDEAPALATYSFLPVVQAYASQAGVSVQTRDISLAGRIIAVFPEYLTEDQRIPDALHELGELAKTPAANIVKLPNVSASIPQLKAAVAELQGQGYALPAYPDDPKTDEEREIQARYDKIKGSAVNPVLREGNSDRRAPASVKNYAKTHPHRMGAWSADSKTNVATMGENDFRSTEKSAVISEAGSLKIELVGEDGTTTVLRESVPVLEGEVVDASVMRAAALNEFLAAQVARAKAEGVLFSVHLKATMMKVSDPIVFGHVVRAFFPKTFAKYGETLAAAGLSPNDGLGGIYKGLEALPEGAEIKASFDAELADGPELAMVDSDKGISNLHVPSDVIVDASMPAMIRTSGHMWGPDGQEADTLAVLPDSSYSGVYQAVLDDCRANGAYDPSTMGSVPNVGLMAQKAEEYGSHDKTFEIKAAGTVRLVDQAGNVVLEQPVAPGDIFRACQTKDAPIRDWVKLAVTRARATGDPAVFWLDETRAHDANLIAKVNAYLPEHDTEGLDIRVLAPVEATKLSIERIRRGEDTISVTGNVLRDYLTDLFPILELGTSAKMLSVVPLMAGGGLFETGAGGSAPKHVQQLVKENYLRWDSLGEFFALVPSFEQYATATGNTRAKVLADTLDRATATFLNEDKSPTRRVGGIDNRGSHFFLSLYWAQELASQTDDADLAKAFASLAETLAANEQKIVDELIAAQGKPVDIGGYYQPDPAKAAAVMRPSATWNEALASLS is encoded by the coding sequence GTGACTGACTCGACCATCTTCTATACGCACACTGACGAGGCCCCGGCCCTGGCAACGTATTCCTTCCTGCCGGTGGTCCAGGCGTACGCCTCGCAGGCGGGCGTCTCGGTCCAGACGCGGGACATCTCGCTGGCCGGACGCATCATCGCCGTGTTCCCGGAGTACCTGACCGAGGACCAGCGCATCCCGGACGCCCTGCACGAGCTGGGCGAGCTGGCCAAGACGCCCGCGGCCAACATCGTCAAGCTGCCGAACGTCTCGGCGTCCATCCCGCAGCTGAAGGCCGCCGTCGCCGAGCTGCAGGGCCAGGGCTACGCGCTGCCGGCCTACCCGGACGACCCGAAGACCGACGAGGAGCGGGAGATCCAGGCCCGCTACGACAAGATCAAGGGTTCCGCCGTGAACCCGGTCCTGCGTGAGGGCAACTCCGACCGCCGCGCCCCCGCCTCGGTCAAGAACTACGCCAAGACCCACCCGCACCGCATGGGTGCCTGGTCCGCGGACTCCAAGACCAACGTCGCGACCATGGGCGAGAACGACTTCCGCTCCACCGAGAAGTCCGCGGTGATCTCCGAGGCCGGCTCGCTGAAGATCGAGCTGGTCGGCGAGGACGGCACCACCACCGTGCTGCGCGAGTCCGTACCGGTCCTCGAGGGCGAGGTCGTCGACGCCTCCGTGATGCGCGCCGCCGCGCTGAACGAGTTCCTCGCCGCGCAGGTCGCCCGCGCCAAGGCCGAGGGCGTCCTGTTCTCCGTGCACCTCAAGGCCACGATGATGAAGGTCTCCGACCCGATCGTCTTCGGCCACGTGGTGCGCGCCTTCTTCCCGAAGACCTTCGCGAAGTACGGCGAGACGCTCGCCGCGGCGGGCCTGTCCCCGAACGACGGTCTGGGCGGCATCTACAAGGGCCTTGAGGCCCTGCCCGAGGGCGCCGAGATCAAGGCCTCCTTCGACGCCGAGCTCGCCGACGGTCCCGAGCTGGCGATGGTCGACTCCGACAAGGGCATCAGCAACCTGCACGTCCCGTCCGACGTGATCGTCGACGCCTCGATGCCGGCCATGATCCGCACCTCCGGCCACATGTGGGGTCCGGACGGCCAGGAGGCCGACACCCTCGCGGTCCTGCCGGATTCTTCCTACTCGGGCGTCTACCAGGCCGTGCTCGACGACTGCCGCGCCAACGGCGCCTACGACCCGTCGACGATGGGCTCGGTCCCGAACGTCGGCCTCATGGCGCAGAAGGCCGAGGAGTACGGCTCCCACGACAAGACCTTCGAGATCAAGGCCGCCGGCACGGTCCGCCTGGTCGACCAGGCCGGCAACGTCGTCCTGGAGCAGCCGGTCGCCCCCGGCGACATCTTCCGCGCCTGCCAGACCAAGGACGCCCCGATCAGGGACTGGGTGAAGCTGGCCGTCACCCGCGCCCGCGCCACCGGCGACCCGGCCGTGTTCTGGCTGGACGAGACCCGCGCGCACGACGCCAACCTGATCGCCAAGGTCAACGCCTACCTGCCCGAGCACGACACCGAGGGCCTGGACATCCGCGTCCTGGCCCCGGTCGAGGCCACCAAGCTGTCGATCGAGCGCATCCGCCGCGGCGAGGACACCATTTCGGTGACGGGCAACGTCCTGCGTGACTACCTCACCGACCTCTTCCCCATCCTGGAGCTGGGCACCAGCGCCAAGATGCTGTCGGTGGTCCCGCTGATGGCGGGCGGCGGCCTGTTCGAGACGGGCGCCGGCGGTTCCGCGCCGAAGCACGTCCAGCAGCTGGTCAAGGAGAACTACCTGCGCTGGGACTCGCTGGGTGAGTTCTTCGCACTCGTTCCCTCCTTCGAGCAGTACGCCACGGCCACGGGCAACACCCGTGCCAAGGTCCTGGCCGACACCCTCGACCGCGCCACGGCGACCTTCCTCAACGAGGACAAGTCGCCGACCCGTCGCGTCGGCGGCATCGACAACCGCGGCAGCCACTTCTTCCTCTCCCTGTACTGGGCACAGGAGCTGGCGTCGCAGACCGACGACGCGGACCTGGCGAAGGCCTTCGCCTCGCTCGCCGAGACGCTCGCCGCCAACGAGCAGAAGATCGTCGACGAGCTGATCGCCGCACAGGGCAAGCCCGTCGACATCGGCGGCTACTACCAGCCCGACCCGGCCAAGGCCGCGGCGGTCATGCGCCCCTCGGCCACCTGGAACGAGGCGCTCGCGTCCCTGAGCTGA